In the Sulfitobacter pacificus genome, one interval contains:
- a CDS encoding CbtA family protein: MYSRFIISALFAGAATGLIAGILQLIFVQPVLLHAELYESGELVHFGAAAVSAHPDLPGFDAMRDGLSLIFTMLTYTGYALIMVALMGIAEDRGAQIDARSGILWGVAGFVAFHFAPGFTLAPEVPGVAAADVSARQIWWFATVVTAGVALWLIAFGRNWAAWGVAAILLMAPHLIGAPEPDVFTGPVPTEIGALFAARAFGVGLAAWVLLGSFAGYFWQREGAHADATANA, from the coding sequence ATGTATTCTCGTTTCATTATTTCCGCCCTTTTTGCTGGTGCCGCTACAGGGCTGATCGCTGGCATCCTTCAGTTGATCTTTGTCCAGCCGGTTCTGCTGCATGCCGAACTGTATGAGTCCGGCGAGCTGGTTCACTTCGGGGCTGCTGCCGTGTCGGCCCACCCTGATTTGCCCGGTTTCGACGCCATGCGTGACGGTCTCAGCCTGATTTTCACCATGCTGACCTATACCGGTTATGCGCTGATCATGGTTGCCCTGATGGGTATTGCCGAAGATCGTGGCGCACAGATCGACGCGCGCTCCGGCATCCTTTGGGGTGTTGCCGGGTTCGTCGCATTTCACTTCGCGCCTGGCTTTACACTGGCCCCTGAAGTGCCCGGCGTCGCCGCCGCAGATGTCTCTGCCCGCCAGATCTGGTGGTTTGCAACCGTTGTGACAGCCGGTGTCGCGCTTTGGCTGATCGCCTTTGGTCGCAACTGGGCCGCATGGGGTGTTGCCGCGATTCTTTTGATGGCACCTCATTTGATCGGCGCGCCGGAACCGGATGTCTTTACCGGCCCTGTTCCCACTGAAATCGGTGCACTCTTCGCGGCCCGCGCCTTTGGCGTCGGCCTTGCCGCATGGGTGCTGCTGGGAAGTTTCGCCGGTTATTTCTGGCAACGCGAAGGTGCCCATGCTGATGCCACGGCCAATGCGTAG
- a CDS encoding MFS transporter, producing the protein MTDQIETDSRYSWFRLCVTVLVAVIANAGMWAVIVIMPAVEAEFGASRAAASMPYTLNMIGFALGNFAIGSALDRFGVTLSLILAALGIVAGLVLAILSHSIVVLSIAQLIVGLASAVGFGPLIADISHWFVRRRGIAVALVASGNYLSGAIWPMVLAGVLASDGWRAAYTVLAVATFAGVIPLALLLRRSTSDVTREAAQMASTLNAQSSGVSPRVLAYLLGFAGISCCVAMSMPQVHIVSLCVDMGFGPAAGAEMLSLMLLGGVGSRIVSGVLADRLGGVRTLLIGSTLQCLALFLYLPAGGLVSLYIVSLVFGLSQGGIVPSYALIVREYMPAKEAGARVGFVLMATILGMALGGWMSGQIYVWTGSYQWAFINGIIWNGFNIAIMLWLLLRSKPRAPRPTSAPAPLPA; encoded by the coding sequence GTGACAGATCAGATAGAAACCGACAGCAGATATTCATGGTTCAGGCTTTGTGTGACCGTTCTGGTCGCGGTTATCGCCAATGCAGGGATGTGGGCGGTTATCGTCATTATGCCTGCGGTCGAGGCTGAGTTTGGCGCAAGCCGCGCGGCGGCTTCCATGCCCTATACGCTCAACATGATCGGCTTCGCGTTGGGCAATTTCGCCATTGGCAGCGCGCTGGACCGCTTTGGCGTGACGCTGTCTCTGATCCTTGCGGCCTTGGGCATTGTTGCGGGGCTGGTTCTCGCGATCCTGTCCCATTCGATTGTTGTGCTTTCTATTGCTCAGCTGATTGTGGGTCTTGCGTCGGCTGTCGGTTTTGGGCCGTTGATTGCAGATATCTCGCATTGGTTTGTGCGCCGGCGCGGGATCGCCGTCGCCCTGGTGGCCAGCGGGAACTACCTGTCAGGTGCGATATGGCCGATGGTTTTGGCCGGCGTGCTGGCAAGCGACGGCTGGCGGGCGGCCTATACCGTGCTTGCCGTGGCAACTTTTGCGGGCGTCATCCCCTTGGCGCTGCTCTTGCGCCGTTCCACCTCGGATGTGACCCGCGAAGCTGCACAAATGGCCTCGACCCTGAACGCCCAATCCTCAGGCGTCAGCCCGCGTGTGCTGGCCTATCTTCTTGGGTTTGCGGGGATCTCCTGTTGTGTGGCCATGTCGATGCCACAGGTTCATATCGTTTCGCTCTGTGTGGATATGGGGTTTGGTCCTGCTGCCGGTGCAGAAATGCTGTCTCTGATGCTGCTGGGTGGCGTGGGATCGCGCATTGTCTCGGGTGTGCTGGCGGATCGTCTGGGCGGGGTGCGCACGTTGTTGATTGGCTCAACCCTGCAATGCCTCGCGCTTTTCCTCTACTTGCCCGCAGGCGGGCTGGTCTCGCTTTACATCGTCAGCCTTGTCTTTGGCTTATCCCAAGGCGGCATCGTGCCCAGTTATGCGCTGATCGTGCGCGAATATATGCCCGCCAAAGAAGCGGGTGCGCGGGTGGGGTTCGTGTTGATGGCGACAATCCTGGGCATGGCGCTGGGCGGCTGGATGTCCGGGCAGATCTATGTCTGGACCGGATCCTATCAATGGGCCTTTATCAATGGCATCATCTGGAACGGCTTTAACATCGCGATCATGCTGTGGCTGTTACTGCGCAGCAAACCACGGGCCCCGCGCCCTACTTCTGCGCCCGCGCCTCTGCCAGCTTGA
- a CDS encoding rhodanese-related sulfurtransferase: MYTIAALYHFTRFPDPATLKPALLDLCLAQGVKGTLLLAGEGVNGTIAGSRAGIDAVIAHLRALPGCAGLEWKEATSETPPFPRMKVRLKREIVTMGQPDVDPASKVGNYVAPSDWNELIKSPDVVVIDTRNDYEVEIGTFEGAVDPKTKTFGEFPEWWAQNKDRFHNKRVAMFCTGGIRCEKSTNYLLGQGVEDVFHLKGGILKYLEEVPQEESTWQGDCFVFDARVSVGHGLVEGEHVLCHGCRQPILPEDMKRPQFEQGVSCHKCFDQTTDWDKDRFRERQKQIKLAEARAQK; encoded by the coding sequence ATGTACACAATTGCCGCCTTATATCACTTTACCCGCTTTCCCGACCCTGCCACGCTGAAACCTGCGTTGCTGGATCTTTGTCTGGCACAGGGCGTCAAAGGCACCTTGTTGTTGGCGGGTGAAGGGGTGAATGGCACGATTGCGGGGTCGCGCGCAGGCATTGACGCGGTGATCGCCCATCTGCGTGCCCTGCCCGGTTGCGCCGGGCTGGAATGGAAAGAGGCCACCAGCGAAACGCCGCCGTTTCCGCGCATGAAAGTGCGATTGAAGCGCGAGATCGTGACCATGGGGCAACCTGATGTCGACCCGGCCAGCAAGGTGGGCAACTATGTCGCCCCTTCCGATTGGAACGAGTTGATCAAAAGCCCGGATGTTGTGGTGATCGACACCCGCAACGATTACGAGGTGGAGATTGGCACGTTTGAAGGCGCGGTTGATCCGAAAACCAAGACCTTTGGCGAGTTTCCCGAATGGTGGGCGCAGAACAAGGATCGGTTTCACAACAAACGTGTGGCGATGTTCTGTACCGGTGGCATTCGCTGTGAAAAATCAACGAACTACCTGTTGGGCCAAGGGGTTGAGGATGTGTTTCACCTTAAAGGGGGTATCCTGAAGTATCTTGAGGAGGTGCCGCAGGAAGAAAGCACATGGCAGGGTGATTGCTTTGTCTTCGATGCGCGGGTCAGCGTCGGGCATGGTTTGGTCGAAGGGGAGCATGTGTTGTGCCACGGCTGCCGCCAGCCGATCCTTCCGGAAGATATGAAGCGCCCCCAGTTTGAGCAGGGTGTGAGTTGCCACAAGTGTTTTGATCAGACCACGGATTGGGACAAAGACCGCTTTCGCGAGCGGCAAAAACAGATCAAGCTGGCAGAGGCGCGGGCGCAGAAGTAG
- a CDS encoding DMT family transporter, translated as MPLNKTTLAILYSLIAIVFFDAMGLLIKYLSASYTAAELSAYRNLCGLIPSALALWGSAAWHREGRFLKIRQWRLALLRGVMLTFAQLTFYMSLGLLSFATASTITYANALFLVALAVPFLGEKVGMMRWSAVLIGFVGVVLVVGPGRDTFSNAALLPLFAAFCYALVGVSARMMDEDVPTALINLYASIIAAVGAFALVPLLGGFSPLRAPSDLLAIAGMGVFGGSAVLLMITAYRMADQSDLAPFSYFGIPVAFVLGWVFYDEAPWSELFPGALLIILGGLIIIWRERRLRAG; from the coding sequence ATGCCGCTGAACAAGACCACCCTTGCGATACTTTATTCGCTCATCGCCATTGTGTTTTTTGATGCCATGGGCCTGCTGATCAAATATCTGTCAGCCTCCTATACCGCCGCTGAATTATCCGCCTATCGCAACCTCTGCGGGTTGATCCCATCAGCTCTGGCGTTATGGGGATCAGCGGCGTGGCATCGCGAAGGGCGGTTCCTGAAGATCAGGCAATGGCGGTTGGCACTGCTGCGTGGTGTGATGCTGACCTTTGCGCAGCTGACGTTCTATATGTCGCTGGGGTTGCTCAGTTTTGCGACGGCCTCCACCATCACCTATGCCAATGCGCTGTTTCTGGTTGCGCTGGCCGTGCCGTTTCTGGGCGAAAAAGTTGGCATGATGCGCTGGAGTGCCGTGCTGATCGGGTTTGTAGGGGTTGTTCTGGTTGTCGGGCCAGGGCGGGATACATTCTCAAATGCGGCTTTGCTGCCCCTGTTTGCCGCATTTTGTTATGCCTTGGTTGGTGTCTCCGCACGGATGATGGATGAGGATGTGCCAACGGCACTGATCAATCTTTATGCTTCGATTATTGCGGCCGTTGGCGCTTTTGCGCTGGTGCCGCTGCTTGGCGGGTTCTCACCGCTGCGCGCGCCATCTGATCTGTTGGCGATTGCAGGCATGGGGGTGTTTGGCGGGTCCGCCGTCTTGCTGATGATCACCGCCTACCGGATGGCAGATCAAAGTGATCTGGCACCGTTCAGCTATTTCGGCATTCCCGTCGCCTTTGTCCTTGGCTGGGTGTTTTATGACGAAGCCCCCTGGTCGGAGTTGTTTCCCGGTGCATTGTTGATCATCCTTGGCGGGCTGATCATCATCTGGCGGGAACGCCGGCTGCGCGCCGGCTAA
- the pncA gene encoding bifunctional nicotinamidase/pyrazinamidase: protein MQALVVIDVQNDFCPGGALAVAGGDDIVQGINALMNEFDAVILTQDWHPAGHSSFASSHAGKAPMDLIDMPYGPQMLWPDHCIIGSMGAKFHTELHQDRADLIIRKGYNPAIDSYSAFFENDHKTPTGLEGYLRTRGITGVTMVGLALDFCVNYSAVDAARQGFEVTVQQDLCRAIDMGGSLAAAVDGMRAAGVTLA, encoded by the coding sequence ATGCAAGCCCTTGTTGTGATCGACGTCCAGAATGATTTTTGCCCGGGTGGTGCCTTGGCCGTCGCAGGTGGCGATGACATCGTGCAAGGCATCAATGCGCTGATGAACGAGTTTGACGCGGTGATCCTGACGCAGGACTGGCATCCGGCGGGCCATTCCTCTTTTGCATCCTCCCATGCGGGCAAGGCCCCGATGGATCTGATCGACATGCCTTATGGCCCGCAGATGTTATGGCCCGACCACTGTATCATCGGCAGCATGGGGGCAAAGTTTCACACCGAATTGCATCAGGACCGTGCCGATCTGATCATTCGCAAAGGCTATAACCCGGCCATCGACAGCTATTCCGCCTTCTTTGAGAACGACCATAAAACACCCACCGGCCTTGAGGGGTACTTGCGCACCCGTGGCATCACCGGGGTGACGATGGTTGGCCTCGCATTGGATTTCTGTGTGAACTATTCTGCGGTTGATGCCGCACGGCAGGGGTTCGAGGTGACCGTGCAGCAGGATCTGTGTCGCGCCATTGATATGGGCGGTTCGCTGGCCGCGGCGGTTGACGGGATGAGGGCAGCGGGTGTCACCCTCGCCTGA
- the pncB gene encoding nicotinate phosphoribosyltransferase, producing MVDIASRVWNHKWKIDPIVRSLIDTDFYKLLMCQSIFRNKPDTQVTFSLINRSKHVPLAKLIDEGELREQLDHVRSLSLSRGESTWLRGNTFYGKRQMFRPDFMEWFEGLRLPPYHLERKGDQYELTFEGKWHEVMLWEIPALAILMELRGRAVLDTMGKFELQVLYARAMTRVWEKIETLREVPDLSIADFGTRRRHSYLWQDWCVQAMSEGLGSAFTGTSNCKIAMSREVEAIGTNAHELPMVYAALAADDAALAKAPYDVLQDWHDEHEGNLRIILPDTYGTKGFLENAPDWLAGWTGIRVDSGDPATAAQIAIDWWKSRGEDPAQKRVIFSDGLDVDKIKTLHREFADKVNVSFGWGTLLTNDFRKLVPDDALAPFSLVCKAVSANGNPTVKLSDNPRKAMGPADEIARYKRVFGVGEQEAHEVEV from the coding sequence ATGGTCGATATCGCCTCCCGCGTCTGGAACCACAAATGGAAGATCGACCCGATTGTGCGGTCTCTGATCGATACGGATTTCTATAAGCTGTTGATGTGTCAGTCTATTTTCCGCAATAAACCTGATACACAGGTTACTTTCAGCCTGATCAACCGGTCCAAACACGTGCCGCTGGCCAAACTGATCGACGAGGGCGAATTGCGCGAACAGCTTGATCATGTGCGCTCTCTCAGCCTCAGCCGGGGCGAATCCACCTGGCTGCGCGGCAATACCTTCTACGGCAAACGCCAGATGTTCCGCCCTGATTTCATGGAATGGTTCGAGGGGTTGCGCCTGCCGCCCTACCATCTGGAACGCAAGGGCGATCAATACGAACTGACGTTTGAAGGTAAATGGCACGAGGTCATGTTGTGGGAAATTCCCGCGCTGGCGATCCTGATGGAACTGCGTGGCCGCGCCGTATTGGACACGATGGGCAAATTCGAACTGCAAGTGCTCTACGCGCGGGCCATGACCCGCGTCTGGGAAAAAATAGAGACATTGCGCGAGGTCCCCGATCTGTCGATTGCTGATTTCGGCACCCGGCGCCGGCATTCCTATCTGTGGCAGGACTGGTGCGTGCAAGCGATGAGCGAAGGTCTGGGCAGCGCTTTTACCGGCACATCAAATTGCAAAATCGCGATGAGCCGCGAGGTAGAGGCGATCGGCACCAACGCGCATGAATTGCCAATGGTTTATGCGGCCCTTGCCGCTGATGATGCCGCCCTTGCAAAGGCACCCTATGATGTTTTGCAGGACTGGCATGATGAACATGAAGGCAACCTGCGCATCATCCTGCCCGACACCTATGGCACCAAGGGGTTCCTTGAAAACGCCCCTGACTGGCTGGCCGGTTGGACCGGCATCCGCGTGGACAGCGGTGATCCCGCGACTGCGGCGCAGATCGCCATCGACTGGTGGAAGTCACGTGGCGAGGATCCGGCGCAAAAGCGTGTGATCTTTAGCGACGGGCTGGATGTGGATAAGATCAAGACCCTGCACCGCGAATTTGCCGATAAGGTGAATGTCTCTTTCGGTTGGGGCACGCTGCTGACAAACGACTTCCGCAAACTGGTGCCGGATGATGCCCTTGCGCCTTTCTCACTGGTCTGCAAGGCGGTGTCGGCAAATGGCAATCCGACCGTCAAACTTTCCGACAACCCGAGGAAAGCCATGGGTCCCGCGGATGAAATCGCCCGTTACAAGCGGGTGTTCGGTGTGGGCGAACAAGAGGCACATGAGGTGGAGGTCTAG
- a CDS encoding CbtB domain-containing protein has protein sequence MTTQTMTRSKLRMMPALFALALGFAVISLTGHVQAAALHDAAHDVRHATGFPCH, from the coding sequence ATGACGACACAGACAATGACCCGCAGCAAGCTGCGCATGATGCCCGCCCTTTTCGCTTTGGCGCTGGGGTTTGCAGTTATTTCACTGACCGGCCACGTTCAGGCTGCCGCTCTGCATGATGCCGCCCATGATGTGCGTCACGCCACAGGCTTCCCCTGCCACTAA
- a CDS encoding NYN domain-containing protein encodes MTPIEILTPVILLLAFVGYVFCLSRILWVTLGLTAAIGAYFLRGYPFEGANLFYWGVAGGVIFTAWLAAMALRRAEPVTKAQLLAKKPKRKNDLPGVVIDGTNVMFWDGEADLRTLRAVVDKLRAKNLSPFVFLDASSRHHLGDKSLNQNGFAKALGVTRDQIMVCPAQTEADAFLLKFAKENSMPVVSNDRFGDRAAQAKGLKLIKGVIAGGKPVLQGL; translated from the coding sequence GTGACACCAATTGAGATCCTTACCCCCGTTATTCTACTGCTGGCTTTTGTCGGCTATGTCTTTTGCCTGTCGCGGATCTTGTGGGTGACGCTGGGGCTGACAGCCGCGATTGGGGCTTATTTCTTGCGTGGATATCCGTTTGAGGGGGCCAACCTGTTTTACTGGGGCGTGGCGGGCGGTGTCATATTCACCGCGTGGCTGGCCGCAATGGCGCTGCGGCGGGCAGAGCCGGTGACCAAGGCCCAGCTGCTGGCAAAGAAACCCAAACGCAAAAACGATCTGCCCGGTGTGGTGATTGACGGCACCAATGTGATGTTCTGGGATGGCGAAGCGGACCTGCGCACATTGCGGGCGGTCGTTGATAAACTGCGGGCGAAAAACTTGTCCCCTTTTGTCTTTCTTGATGCCTCGTCGCGCCATCATCTGGGGGATAAATCGCTGAACCAGAACGGCTTTGCCAAGGCGCTGGGGGTGACCCGCGATCAGATCATGGTCTGCCCTGCACAAACCGAAGCGGATGCGTTTTTGTTGAAATTCGCCAAGGAAAACAGCATGCCCGTTGTATCAAATGACCGTTTCGGGGATCGCGCGGCACAGGCCAAGGGGTTGAAGCTGATCAAAGGGGTGATCGCGGGCGGCAAGCCGGTATTGCAGGGGTTGTAA